Proteins co-encoded in one Stomoxys calcitrans chromosome 5, idStoCalc2.1, whole genome shotgun sequence genomic window:
- the LOC106092237 gene encoding uncharacterized protein LOC106092237, with product MFCSKSRRTIILMVALCCIALTAGDSSEEYNDYDINNTEDTTIASRMDEEVVEDSEKHGTPHMKFGRSCSVKEDYQETLARYLTNWDGKTVYLVALAVVIMANITLLSVIGLCQLKWHKIMSPGVFINMLIMGAYIAWRVYDYYAV from the exons ATGTTTTGCAGCAAGAGTCGAAGGACAATCATTTTGATGGTAGCATTATGCTGCATTGCTTTAACTGCAGGGGACTCATCCGAGGAATACAATGACTATGATATAAATAATACAGAAGACACTACCATTGCTTctcgaatggatgaagaagttgTTGAAGATTCCGAGAAACATGGAACACCCCATatgaaatttgggagatcgT GTTCCGTTAAGGAGGACTATCAAGAAACCTTGGCCCGTTATTTGACAAATTGGGATGGTAAGACTGTCTATCTTGTGGCACTTGCTGTTGTTATAATGGCTAATATAACATTGCTTTCTGTCATCGGCCTATGTCAATTG AAATGGCATAAAATCATGTCGCCTGGTGTCTTTATAAACATGCTTATAATGGGAGCTTATATTGCATGGAGAGTTTACGATTATTATGCTGTATAA